One part of the [Synechococcus] sp. NIES-970 genome encodes these proteins:
- a CDS encoding putative homoserine kinase type II has product MVCSNFPVIYSTLSAFALAKQVLPKYGLRGNVECELWNRGLSDIYLVQAGQDSFVLRVSHHHWRSATDIFFELEFLSFLKAKGLPVAAPLSTEAGKLAVKINAPEGDRYAALFPFAPGEIALGGWNETQSHRLGEVVAQIHQVGQEFACDHPRKPLDLNYLLDESLAVIFPFFGDRPHDWGFVKDTAQKIRETLAQLPREKPLWSVCWGDAHCGNVHFTEDCQLTLFDFDQCGYGWRAFEIGKFFQGALTTGMRRKVREAFVAGYESQTTFLPQEQTALQALTQLAYIWSWRISLTSIQIFSNSQLDRHYLTQRLERLKALSSRDWQLF; this is encoded by the coding sequence ATGGTCTGCTCAAATTTCCCTGTCATCTATTCCACCCTGTCAGCCTTTGCCCTTGCCAAGCAGGTACTTCCGAAATACGGCCTGCGGGGCAATGTCGAGTGTGAACTCTGGAATCGCGGTCTCAGTGACATCTACCTTGTCCAAGCGGGCCAAGACTCGTTTGTATTGCGGGTATCCCACCACCACTGGCGATCAGCAACGGATATTTTCTTTGAGCTGGAATTTCTGAGTTTCCTCAAGGCGAAGGGTCTACCAGTCGCCGCCCCTCTGAGTACGGAGGCGGGAAAGTTAGCTGTTAAAATCAATGCCCCTGAAGGCGATCGCTATGCGGCCCTCTTTCCCTTTGCGCCAGGAGAAATCGCCCTGGGGGGTTGGAATGAAACCCAGAGCCACCGTTTGGGGGAAGTGGTGGCCCAGATTCACCAGGTTGGCCAAGAATTTGCCTGCGATCATCCCCGCAAACCCCTCGATTTGAATTATCTTCTTGACGAATCCTTAGCCGTGATTTTTCCGTTTTTTGGCGATCGCCCCCATGACTGGGGATTTGTGAAAGACACAGCCCAAAAAATTCGAGAAACCTTAGCCCAGTTACCCAGGGAAAAACCCCTCTGGTCAGTCTGTTGGGGAGATGCCCACTGCGGTAACGTTCATTTCACCGAAGACTGTCAACTAACCCTCTTTGACTTCGATCAATGCGGCTATGGTTGGCGTGCCTTTGAAATTGGCAAATTTTTCCAAGGCGCTCTCACCACAGGCATGCGCCGAAAAGTGCGGGAAGCATTTGTCGCAGGCTATGAGTCCCAGACCACCTTTCTGCCCCAAGAGCAAACCGCCCTCCAAGCCCTCACCCAACTGGCTTATATCTGGTCATGGCGCATTAGTTTGACGAGTATTCAGATTTTTAGTAACAGTCAGCTCGACCGTCATTACCTTACCCAACGGCTAGAACGACTTAAGGCACTGTCTTCCCGGGACTGGCAACTATTCTAA
- a CDS encoding hypothetical protein (conserved hypothetical protein), protein MSKLTFIRAQINTLPFTHACFYVSMAEIKNSQIVSSQDSKTASEKILCPYCKRTATNGIRCKGICVADSDY, encoded by the coding sequence ATGTCTAAACTGACCTTTATTCGGGCTCAGATTAATACATTACCATTCACCCATGCCTGTTTTTACGTATCTATGGCTGAGATAAAAAATTCTCAAATCGTATCATCCCAGGATTCAAAAACTGCTTCTGAGAAGATTCTCTGTCCCTATTGCAAGCGCACAGCGACTAACGGCATTCGGTGTAAAGGCATTTGCGTTGCCGATAGCGATTATTAG
- a CDS encoding CBS domain-containing protein: MNFLSAIAAAETSKPGPLLGEIWLDLMILVVMIGLSAFFSGSETAITAFDNLKLEGLIKRQGDPKGIFRLVLKNRSRFITTLLLGNNLVNNFSAILTSNLFAIWLGNSGIGIATAVVTIVVLIFGEITPKSLAILNLRPVFTFVVPPIYWLSRLFSSLGVIYIFETITEKTIRIFGGRQDKNAPTSETLTELQLMIEILGGKGKLDLQRRRILGNALLLDELMVKDVVKPRIDMQTIAHDAALQELVNLCLETGYTRIPVQEQSKDHIIGIVNLKQALKGLHDPDMAQAASLPIVRSVMDTPVYIPETKRVADLLKEMLQQRLHIAIVVDEYGGTVGLVTLEDLLEELVGEIYDESDSAPHEPRLPGQLFST; this comes from the coding sequence TTGAACTTTCTGTCTGCGATCGCCGCCGCTGAAACGAGTAAACCGGGTCCCCTGCTGGGAGAAATCTGGCTTGACCTCATGATTCTAGTGGTCATGATTGGCCTATCGGCCTTCTTTTCCGGATCCGAAACCGCAATCACCGCCTTTGATAACCTCAAACTCGAAGGACTGATCAAGCGCCAAGGAGATCCAAAAGGCATTTTTCGGCTAGTCCTGAAAAATCGGTCACGCTTTATCACGACCCTACTCCTTGGCAATAACCTTGTTAACAATTTCTCCGCCATCTTAACGAGTAACCTATTCGCCATTTGGCTCGGTAACTCAGGCATTGGTATTGCGACGGCGGTCGTCACTATTGTCGTGCTGATTTTTGGTGAAATCACGCCAAAATCCTTGGCTATTTTAAATTTACGCCCAGTATTTACCTTTGTGGTTCCGCCCATCTACTGGCTATCTCGTCTTTTCTCTTCCCTGGGCGTTATTTACATTTTTGAGACCATTACTGAAAAGACAATCCGCATTTTTGGGGGCCGTCAAGACAAGAACGCACCCACCAGTGAAACCCTGACAGAACTACAACTGATGATCGAAATCCTAGGTGGGAAAGGTAAACTCGACCTCCAGCGTCGTCGTATCCTTGGGAATGCCCTCCTCCTAGATGAATTAATGGTCAAAGACGTGGTGAAACCGCGCATCGACATGCAGACGATCGCCCATGATGCTGCCCTACAAGAGCTGGTCAACCTCTGCCTTGAGACAGGCTATACCCGCATCCCTGTCCAGGAACAATCGAAAGACCACATCATTGGTATCGTTAATCTCAAACAAGCCCTAAAAGGCCTCCATGACCCGGATATGGCCCAAGCTGCCTCTCTCCCCATTGTTCGGTCTGTGATGGATACCCCCGTCTACATTCCTGAAACCAAGCGAGTAGCTGACCTCCTCAAAGAAATGCTGCAACAACGCCTTCACATCGCAATTGTCGTTGATGAATATGGCGGTACCGTTGGCCTTGTCACCCTAGAAGATTTACTCGAAGAACTCGTCGGTGAAATCTACGATGAAAGTGACTCCGCCCCCCACGAACCCAGGCTGCCTGGTCAATTATTTTCTACCTAG
- a CDS encoding NADH-Dependent dehydrogenase family protein — protein MAQLQSSLSSNTPLKIGVIGVGNMGQHHTRVLSLLKDIELIGVADLNVERGLDLASKYRIRYFEDYRDLLPRVDAVCVAVPTKLHYQVGLECMAAGKHVMIEKPIAASITEAEALVNAAAEHNVILQVGHIERFNPAFQELSKVLKTEKLLAIEAHRMSPYSDRANDVSVVLDLMIHDIDLLLEMAGSPVVQLTATGSKKDDSSHLDYVTATLNFANGIVATLTASKVTHRKIRTIAAHCQNSLTEADFLNNEIEIHRQTTANYTTDYGQVLYRQDGLIEQVYTSNIEPLHAELEHFVQCVRGGEQPSVGGEQALKALRLASLIEQSALDGKVWKDADRHYQYLNKPKTPVAPFPMA, from the coding sequence ATGGCCCAATTACAGTCCAGTCTATCCTCAAATACGCCTCTCAAAATCGGTGTGATTGGTGTTGGGAACATGGGACAACACCACACCCGTGTCCTCAGCCTCCTCAAAGACATTGAACTGATTGGCGTGGCAGATCTCAATGTCGAGCGGGGTCTCGACCTGGCCAGCAAGTATCGCATTCGTTATTTCGAAGACTACCGGGATTTACTCCCCCGTGTTGATGCCGTTTGTGTCGCTGTTCCTACAAAGCTCCACTACCAAGTTGGCTTAGAGTGTATGGCCGCTGGCAAACATGTGATGATCGAAAAACCGATCGCCGCCAGCATCACCGAGGCCGAAGCCCTTGTTAACGCCGCCGCTGAACACAATGTCATCCTCCAAGTGGGTCACATCGAAAGATTTAATCCCGCTTTCCAAGAACTGAGTAAGGTTCTGAAAACCGAAAAACTTTTGGCGATCGAAGCCCACCGCATGAGTCCCTATTCTGACCGGGCCAATGACGTTTCAGTGGTGCTGGATTTGATGATCCACGATATTGATTTACTCCTAGAAATGGCCGGCTCCCCTGTGGTGCAGTTGACCGCGACGGGCTCGAAAAAAGATGACTCCAGCCACCTCGATTACGTCACTGCCACTCTCAACTTTGCCAATGGCATTGTTGCTACCCTGACCGCGAGCAAAGTCACCCACCGCAAAATCCGTACCATCGCCGCCCACTGCCAAAATTCCCTCACTGAAGCGGACTTTCTCAATAACGAAATCGAGATCCACCGCCAAACTACTGCTAACTACACCACTGATTACGGCCAAGTTCTCTACCGTCAGGATGGCCTGATTGAACAGGTCTACACAAGCAATATTGAGCCACTCCATGCGGAACTAGAGCATTTCGTTCAATGTGTAAGAGGCGGCGAACAACCCTCCGTCGGTGGTGAGCAGGCTCTCAAGGCCCTACGTCTGGCCAGTTTAATCGAACAGAGTGCCCTCGACGGTAAGGTTTGGAAGGACGCCGATCGCCATTACCAATATCTCAACAAGCCTAAAACTCCGGTCGCGCCATTCCCAATGGCTTGA
- the ape2 gene encoding aminopeptidase — MAIAQDYRNMPSKLSGINFEYFVDTEATRSFELPGAKPHYNPDRPGQVEHIFLDLDLDLTGRSLSGICTITLAPVRSGVTSLTLDAVDMTIESVCIGSVSQPFDYDGETLNIRLLQPTTTEKIDLAIAYHLTEPQRGIYFIQPDDHYPEKPVQVWTQGEDEDSRFWFPCFDYPGQLATSELKIRVANPYRAISNGELVATTTQGDKTEYHWSQKEIHPSYLITLAVGNFAETKTEWQGIPVLYYVEKGREADGDRSMGKTPQMIDFLSQTYGYKYPFPKYAQVCVDDFIFGGMENTSTTLLTDRCLLDERASLDDQRTETLVLHELAHQWFGDLVVIKHWSHAWIKEGMATYAEVLWTEHEYGKEEAAYYLLEQMRNYLDEDSSRYRRPIVTHVYRAPIELYDRHLYEKGACVYHMIRTVLGDELFTKAIQNFVQKHAHQTVETIDLLRAIEASTGFNLAPLFDQYVFRGGHPDFEVAYSWDGESGLAKLTVKQTQGKKDEKNLFDLKIPVAFSYIDGDAVSQKTFTFRLNDPEHTFYLPLDRKPDFVSFDVGNHWTKTVKLSYPMAELKNQLTHDPDPISRIQAAEAIAKEGNLEAVKTLQAAFTAESFWGVRVEIAKALGTIQLNQAETALLVGLQDAHPRVRRATINSLGKFKTATSYEAVKTCLLKGDASYYTEAAAARTLGAMVTVGLTEKAEESRDVLKQILETRAGWNEVVRAGAIGGLAAMKTSAEAVELILPYTELGVPQPLRLAAIRALGTVASGQTNDRLEVILNRLEAIARETFFLTQVAIVAALGQIENPKAVSLLQNLASQAPDKRVRQRAEETVTSLQKKLSTDKAIQGLREDLDKLKEENKQLQSRLAKLEAQGQG; from the coding sequence GTGGCGATCGCCCAAGATTATAGAAATATGCCGAGTAAACTGTCTGGAATTAATTTTGAATATTTTGTCGATACCGAAGCGACCCGCTCCTTTGAGTTACCCGGCGCGAAACCCCACTACAACCCAGACCGGCCGGGGCAGGTGGAACATATTTTTCTGGATTTAGACCTCGATCTGACGGGACGATCGCTCTCCGGCATCTGCACAATTACCCTAGCGCCAGTGCGTTCTGGGGTGACTTCCCTAACCCTTGATGCGGTGGATATGACCATCGAATCGGTGTGCATCGGCAGCGTGAGTCAGCCCTTTGATTACGACGGCGAAACCCTTAATATCCGCTTACTCCAGCCCACCACCACAGAAAAAATTGATTTGGCGATCGCCTACCATTTAACGGAACCGCAGCGGGGCATTTATTTTATCCAACCGGATGACCATTACCCGGAAAAGCCTGTCCAGGTGTGGACCCAGGGGGAAGATGAAGATTCCCGCTTTTGGTTTCCCTGTTTCGACTATCCCGGCCAGCTTGCGACTTCTGAACTCAAAATTCGCGTGGCTAATCCCTATCGTGCCATCTCCAACGGGGAGCTGGTCGCCACCACCACCCAGGGGGACAAAACTGAATATCACTGGTCTCAAAAGGAAATTCATCCTTCCTATTTGATTACCTTGGCGGTGGGTAATTTCGCCGAAACAAAAACCGAATGGCAAGGCATCCCTGTCCTCTACTACGTGGAAAAAGGGCGCGAAGCCGATGGCGATCGCAGCATGGGTAAAACGCCCCAGATGATCGATTTTCTCAGTCAAACCTATGGCTACAAATATCCCTTTCCAAAGTATGCCCAGGTTTGTGTCGATGATTTTATCTTCGGCGGCATGGAAAACACCTCCACCACGCTCTTAACGGATCGCTGTTTGTTGGATGAGCGGGCCAGCCTCGATGATCAGCGCACCGAAACCTTGGTCTTACATGAGCTAGCCCACCAATGGTTTGGGGATCTGGTGGTGATTAAGCATTGGAGCCACGCTTGGATCAAAGAAGGGATGGCCACCTATGCGGAGGTACTCTGGACGGAACATGAGTATGGCAAGGAAGAAGCGGCCTATTACCTCCTTGAACAGATGCGTAACTATCTCGACGAAGATAGCAGCCGTTACCGTCGCCCAATCGTCACCCATGTCTACCGCGCCCCCATCGAACTGTACGATCGCCACCTGTATGAAAAGGGAGCCTGTGTCTATCACATGATCCGCACAGTGCTTGGTGATGAATTGTTCACGAAGGCAATTCAAAATTTTGTCCAAAAGCACGCCCACCAGACCGTCGAAACCATTGATCTACTGCGGGCGATCGAAGCGTCCACTGGGTTTAACCTGGCGCCCTTGTTTGATCAATATGTCTTCCGGGGTGGTCATCCTGATTTTGAAGTCGCCTACAGTTGGGACGGAGAAAGTGGTTTAGCCAAACTGACAGTCAAACAAACCCAAGGGAAAAAAGACGAAAAAAACCTCTTTGATCTAAAAATTCCCGTTGCCTTCAGTTATATCGATGGTGATGCCGTTAGCCAAAAAACCTTTACCTTCCGCCTGAACGACCCAGAACATACTTTTTATCTGCCCCTCGACCGTAAGCCGGATTTTGTCAGCTTCGATGTCGGCAACCATTGGACAAAAACGGTGAAATTGTCCTACCCGATGGCGGAACTGAAAAATCAACTCACCCACGACCCTGACCCTATTTCCCGGATTCAAGCGGCTGAGGCGATCGCCAAAGAAGGCAACCTCGAAGCGGTTAAGACGTTGCAGGCCGCTTTCACCGCAGAATCTTTTTGGGGGGTGCGGGTAGAAATCGCCAAAGCCCTTGGCACCATTCAGCTCAACCAAGCAGAAACGGCCCTGCTGGTCGGCTTGCAGGATGCCCATCCCCGCGTGCGCCGCGCCACCATCAACAGCCTCGGCAAATTTAAAACCGCAACCAGCTATGAAGCCGTAAAAACTTGTTTGCTTAAGGGTGATGCCAGCTACTACACTGAGGCCGCCGCCGCCCGGACTTTAGGGGCGATGGTTACCGTTGGCTTAACGGAAAAAGCCGAGGAAAGCCGTGATGTGCTGAAACAGATTCTCGAAACCCGTGCCGGCTGGAATGAGGTCGTCCGCGCTGGTGCCATTGGGGGTTTAGCGGCGATGAAAACCTCTGCTGAAGCGGTGGAGCTGATCTTGCCCTATACAGAATTGGGGGTACCCCAACCGTTGCGCCTCGCTGCTATTCGTGCCCTAGGCACGGTCGCCAGCGGCCAAACCAACGACAGATTAGAAGTAATCCTCAACCGTTTAGAGGCGATCGCCCGAGAAACATTTTTCCTCACCCAGGTGGCGATCGTCGCTGCCCTCGGCCAGATCGAGAATCCCAAGGCCGTTAGTTTACTCCAAAACCTTGCCAGCCAAGCCCCCGACAAGCGGGTCCGCCAACGGGCCGAAGAAACGGTGACCAGTCTCCAGAAAAAACTCAGCACCGATAAGGCAATTCAGGGATTGCGGGAAGACCTCGACAAGCTCAAAGAAGAAAATAAACAACTCCAGAGCCGCCTGGCTAAACTTGAAGCCCAAGGGCAGGGGTGA
- the prlC gene encoding peptidase family M3: protein MTQNPLLIGQGLPPFADIRPEQIEPAVTTLLDTLEQQVSSLEANLQPTWEAFVEPLTRLEEKLMWTWGAIGHLMSVKNSPELRAAYEKMQPAVVQFINRWSQSRPIYEGYKAIRESDQWQTLEPAQQRIVEAALQEAELAGVSLDGEIKEKFNAIQLELADLSTKFSNNVLDATKAFKLKLTDKADVAGLPDSALSLAAQTARSEGEDEATPENGPWVITLDYPSYLPFLQYADNRDLREKVYKAAISKASSGEFDNHNNIDRILTLRKQKAEILGFANYAELSLARKMAPNVAAVENLMEELRQVSFDAAQQELAELKTFSGQAELKHWDIAYWSEKQKEAKFGFKAEELRPYFSLERVLDGLFGLAQRLFSVQIVAADGKAPVWQEDVRYFQINDESGTQIASFYLDPYSRPAEKRGGAWMNDCVGRAKLVVDGHTVTRLPVAYLICNQTPPVDGKPSLMTFGEVETLFHEFGHGLQHMLTHVDYPGAAGINNVEWDAVELPSQFMENWCYHRETLFGMAKHYETGETLPEHYYQKLLAARTYMSGSAMLRQLHFSLLDIELHAKYDPASDETPEQVRDRLAETTTVMKPLPEDSFLCAFGHIFAGGYAAGYYSYKWAEVLSADAFAAFEEVGLEDPVAIASVGKKFRETVLGLGGSLHPMEVFKKFRGREPQTEPLLRHSGLLQTA, encoded by the coding sequence ATGACCCAAAATCCCCTCCTCATCGGCCAAGGTTTACCCCCTTTTGCAGATATTAGGCCGGAGCAGATCGAACCCGCCGTCACCACTCTCCTTGACACCCTCGAACAGCAAGTCAGCAGTCTCGAAGCTAACCTCCAGCCCACTTGGGAAGCCTTTGTTGAACCCCTCACTCGCCTCGAAGAAAAACTGATGTGGACTTGGGGGGCGATCGGACATTTAATGAGTGTGAAAAATAGCCCCGAACTCCGTGCCGCCTACGAAAAAATGCAGCCCGCCGTAGTCCAATTCATTAACCGTTGGAGCCAGAGTCGCCCCATCTACGAAGGTTACAAAGCGATTCGCGAAAGTGATCAATGGCAAACCCTTGAGCCAGCCCAGCAGCGCATCGTTGAAGCCGCTCTCCAGGAAGCGGAGCTGGCCGGGGTGAGCCTTGACGGGGAAATCAAGGAAAAATTCAACGCCATCCAATTAGAACTCGCAGATCTCTCGACGAAATTTTCTAATAATGTCCTTGATGCAACCAAGGCTTTCAAGCTCAAGCTAACGGATAAAGCCGATGTTGCTGGCTTACCTGATAGCGCCCTGAGCCTTGCGGCCCAAACCGCCCGCAGTGAAGGGGAAGATGAGGCCACCCCCGAAAACGGCCCCTGGGTGATTACCCTCGATTACCCAAGCTATCTGCCCTTTTTGCAATATGCTGACAATCGAGACCTGCGGGAAAAGGTTTATAAAGCCGCAATTTCTAAGGCCTCCTCTGGGGAATTTGATAACCATAACAATATCGATCGCATCCTCACCCTGCGCAAGCAAAAAGCAGAGATTTTAGGGTTTGCGAATTATGCTGAACTGAGCCTCGCCCGGAAGATGGCCCCCAATGTGGCGGCAGTAGAAAATTTGATGGAAGAGTTGCGCCAGGTCAGCTTCGATGCGGCCCAACAAGAATTGGCTGAACTGAAAACCTTTTCGGGACAAGCAGAACTCAAACATTGGGATATCGCTTACTGGTCAGAGAAGCAAAAAGAAGCTAAATTTGGCTTCAAAGCGGAAGAATTACGCCCCTATTTCTCTCTAGAGCGAGTGCTAGATGGTCTATTTGGTCTAGCCCAGCGTCTTTTTTCGGTGCAAATTGTTGCGGCGGACGGGAAAGCACCTGTATGGCAAGAGGATGTGCGCTATTTCCAGATTAATGACGAATCCGGGACGCAAATCGCGAGTTTCTACCTCGATCCCTACAGCCGTCCGGCAGAAAAACGCGGTGGCGCTTGGATGAATGATTGTGTCGGTCGGGCGAAATTAGTGGTCGATGGCCATACGGTAACCCGATTGCCTGTGGCTTATCTCATCTGCAATCAGACACCGCCCGTTGATGGCAAGCCTAGTCTGATGACCTTTGGGGAAGTAGAAACGCTCTTCCATGAATTTGGTCACGGGCTGCAACATATGCTGACCCATGTGGATTACCCTGGGGCCGCTGGGATCAATAATGTGGAGTGGGATGCGGTGGAGCTGCCTAGCCAGTTTATGGAAAATTGGTGCTATCACCGAGAAACGTTGTTCGGTATGGCCAAGCATTACGAAACAGGCGAAACACTCCCAGAGCACTATTACCAAAAACTCCTAGCGGCACGCACTTACATGAGTGGCTCGGCAATGCTGCGGCAGTTGCACTTTAGTTTGCTAGATATTGAACTGCACGCGAAATATGATCCGGCTAGTGATGAAACCCCTGAACAGGTGCGTGATCGCCTGGCAGAAACCACCACAGTCATGAAGCCGTTACCCGAAGATTCTTTCCTCTGTGCCTTTGGTCATATCTTCGCTGGGGGCTATGCGGCGGGCTATTACAGCTACAAGTGGGCGGAAGTGCTCAGTGCCGATGCATTTGCAGCTTTTGAGGAAGTGGGTCTAGAAGATCCGGTGGCGATCGCCTCTGTCGGTAAAAAATTCCGCGAAACAGTTCTTGGTTTAGGCGGCAGTTTGCACCCAATGGAAGTGTTTAAAAAGTTCCGTGGACGCGAACCCCAAACCGAACCTTTACTCCGTCACAGCGGTTTATTGCAAACAGCATAA